Proteins found in one Oribacterium sp. oral taxon 102 genomic segment:
- a CDS encoding DUF3343 domain-containing protein, translating into MEREYIATFYNHFGAVRFHRERLREGRAARMQPVPRDLSSSCGTAVRFTADYPEEPELLEISDPHGEIEQLVELCREGYRLRYRSSE; encoded by the coding sequence GTGGAGCGGGAGTATATCGCTACCTTTTACAACCATTTCGGTGCGGTGCGTTTTCACAGAGAGAGATTGCGGGAGGGAAGGGCAGCGCGGATGCAGCCGGTTCCGAGGGATCTCAGCTCTTCCTGCGGCACGGCGGTTCGTTTCACTGCGGATTATCCGGAGGAGCCGGAGCTGCTGGAAATTTCCGATCCGCACGGGGAGATTGAACAGCTGGTGGAGCTCTGCAGGGAGGGCTACCGGCTCCGCTACCGTTCCTCGGAATAG
- the yedE gene encoding YedE family putative selenium transporter: protein MNFKAERIYIAIAGGVIGLISVALVLLGNPANMGFCLACFIRDTAGGLGLHRAEPVQYIRPEIAGLILGAMGLSMLRGEFSPRGGSSPMTRFILGFFVMVGCLMFLGCPFRMVLRLAGGDLNALTGLLGFVAGILAGVFFLKRGYSLRRTYRQPQAEGLALPVLQLVLLVLLAAAPAFVFFTPEGAGPGAKHAALLVSLGAGLLVGAIAQYTRLCMVGGFRDMILFREPKLLIGFSMIFVTALIGNLALGKFHLGFLEQPVAHNDALWNFLGMTLAGFGCCLLGGCPLRQMVMAGEGNTDSAVAYMGLLVGAAFCHNFGLAASGKGPTANGKIAVLIGLLAVAVIAVSNTYRKQES from the coding sequence ATGAATTTCAAAGCGGAGCGTATTTACATCGCTATCGCCGGAGGGGTCATAGGCTTGATCTCAGTGGCGCTGGTGCTGCTGGGGAATCCGGCAAACATGGGCTTCTGTCTTGCCTGCTTCATTCGCGATACTGCGGGGGGGCTGGGACTGCACAGGGCGGAGCCGGTGCAGTATATCCGTCCGGAGATTGCGGGTCTGATCCTCGGTGCGATGGGGCTTTCGATGCTGCGCGGAGAGTTTTCGCCCCGCGGCGGATCATCCCCGATGACGCGGTTTATCCTCGGATTTTTCGTGATGGTCGGCTGTCTGATGTTTCTGGGCTGCCCGTTTCGCATGGTGCTTCGTCTCGCGGGCGGAGATCTGAATGCGCTGACAGGGCTGCTGGGCTTCGTGGCTGGTATTTTAGCCGGCGTTTTCTTCCTGAAGAGGGGCTATTCCCTGCGGCGAACCTACCGGCAGCCTCAGGCGGAGGGGCTGGCACTGCCGGTTCTGCAGCTGGTACTGCTCGTGCTTCTTGCAGCAGCTCCTGCATTTGTATTTTTCACGCCGGAGGGAGCCGGTCCGGGCGCGAAGCATGCAGCGCTGCTGGTTTCTCTCGGAGCCGGTCTTCTCGTGGGAGCGATCGCGCAGTATACGCGGCTCTGCATGGTCGGCGGCTTCCGGGATATGATCCTTTTCCGTGAGCCGAAGCTGCTGATCGGCTTCTCGATGATTTTCGTTACGGCGCTGATCGGAAATCTGGCTTTAGGGAAGTTCCATCTCGGATTCCTGGAGCAGCCGGTAGCGCACAATGATGCGCTCTGGAATTTCCTCGGCATGACGCTTGCCGGCTTCGGCTGCTGTCTTCTCGGCGGCTGCCCGCTTCGGCAGATGGTCATGGCAGGAGAGGGCAATACCGATTCGGCGGTCGCTTATATGGGACTTCTGGTCGGAGCGGCATTCTGTCATAACTTCGGACTGGCGGCTTCCGGGAAGGGACCGACGGCGAATGGAAAGATTGCGGTGCTGATCGGGCTGTTGGCAGTTGCCGTCATTGCCGTAAGCAATACCTATAGAAAGCAGGAGTCCTGA
- a CDS encoding sulfurtransferase TusA family protein, producing MIDARGLSCPQPVILLKNAVEKTREEHYEILTDNMPCVENVCRFAANAGYRTEYKKEEGGEYRVTLTRQ from the coding sequence ATGATTGATGCGAGAGGACTTTCCTGTCCGCAGCCGGTGATTCTTCTGAAGAATGCCGTGGAGAAGACCAGGGAGGAGCATTACGAGATCCTGACCGACAACATGCCCTGCGTGGAGAATGTCTGCCGTTTCGCGGCGAATGCGGGCTATCGGACGGAGTATAAGAAGGAAGAGGGCGGAGAGTACAGAGTGACCCTTACGAGGCAGTAG
- a CDS encoding Rossmann-like domain-containing protein: protein MTAKEFYETLRQRFCAVLDACPPENGRRMRDETVAVVCRTLTPEEAIGHTKRRDFPILEGKDVMIQAEFRGAHGQAFTDAPLLFTGTLSEVLAMDIAADPHARSLFIAVLNAVMASLGSCRGTVHCRTEGPELCAKDMRRFLEANYPDVRYIALIGYQPALLDMLTNSGYEVRVLDLNPANIGQPRYGVIVEDGRAAYADVVNGSTDLILCTGSTVCNGTITDYLGLTTEVLFFGTSLSGAAVLMGLPRVCFADLYS, encoded by the coding sequence ATGACAGCGAAAGAATTTTATGAAACTCTAAGGCAGCGTTTCTGCGCTGTCTTAGATGCCTGTCCTCCGGAAAACGGACGCAGGATGCGGGATGAAACGGTCGCCGTCGTTTGCCGGACGCTGACACCGGAGGAGGCAATCGGACACACAAAACGAAGAGACTTCCCGATTTTAGAAGGAAAGGACGTCATGATACAGGCAGAGTTCCGCGGCGCCCACGGACAGGCATTCACCGATGCCCCGCTCCTCTTCACAGGTACACTTTCCGAGGTTCTCGCCATGGATATCGCAGCGGATCCGCACGCCCGCAGTCTTTTCATCGCGGTACTGAACGCAGTCATGGCGTCGCTTGGCAGCTGCCGCGGCACGGTTCACTGCCGGACGGAGGGACCGGAGCTCTGCGCGAAGGATATGCGCCGCTTTCTGGAAGCAAATTATCCGGACGTCCGATACATCGCCTTGATCGGCTACCAGCCGGCGCTTCTGGATATGCTTACGAACAGCGGCTACGAAGTGCGCGTACTGGATCTGAATCCCGCCAACATAGGACAACCGCGCTACGGCGTCATCGTAGAGGACGGCCGTGCCGCCTACGCGGATGTGGTGAACGGCAGCACGGATCTGATCCTCTGCACCGGCAGCACGGTCTGCAACGGCACCATCACAGATTATCTCGGGCTTACTACCGAGGTCCTGTTCTTCGGCACGAGTCTGTCCGGCGCCGCCGTTCTGATGGGACTCCCGCGGGTCTGCTTCGCGGATCTCTATTCCTGA
- the proS gene encoding proline--tRNA ligase codes for MADKKLVEQITPMEEDFAQWYTDVVKKAELTDYSSVKGFMVIRPAGYAIWENIQKELDARFKATGVENCAMPMLIPESLLQKEKEHVEGFAPEVAWVTEGGSKRLEERMCIRPTSETLFCDYYAKVVKSYRDLPQLLNQWVSVVRWEKTTRPFLRTREFLWQEGHTVHATAEEAEERTIQMLSVYADVAENVLAIPVVKGQKTEKEKFAGAVATYTIEALMHDGQALQCGTSHNFGQDFAKAFGVQYLDRDNTLKPVHETSWGMTTRMIGALIMVHGDDSGLKLPPRIAPVQVMIVPIQQKKEGVLEKAYALRDSLRAAGIRVKVDASEKSPGFKFADCEVRGIPLRLEIGPKDIENGHAVLVRRDTREKLPAAFETLPEEVMMLLERIQRDMLEKARAFQEERTTEAHTIEEMIESVNTRPGFVKAMWCGCRECEDRLKELSGITSRCIPFEQEKLADSCIVCGKPAQKMVYWGRAY; via the coding sequence ATGGCGGACAAGAAACTGGTGGAGCAGATCACTCCTATGGAGGAGGATTTCGCGCAGTGGTACACGGATGTGGTGAAGAAGGCGGAGCTTACGGATTATTCCTCTGTCAAGGGCTTCATGGTGATCCGGCCGGCAGGCTATGCGATCTGGGAGAATATACAGAAGGAGCTTGATGCCCGATTCAAGGCGACGGGTGTGGAGAACTGCGCGATGCCGATGCTGATCCCGGAGTCGCTGCTCCAGAAGGAGAAGGAGCATGTGGAGGGCTTCGCGCCTGAGGTGGCATGGGTGACGGAGGGCGGCTCCAAGAGACTGGAGGAGCGGATGTGCATCCGCCCGACCTCGGAAACTCTGTTCTGCGACTACTATGCGAAGGTTGTGAAATCCTACCGGGATCTCCCGCAGCTTCTGAACCAGTGGGTGTCTGTCGTGCGCTGGGAGAAGACGACCCGTCCCTTCCTCCGGACGAGAGAGTTCCTCTGGCAGGAGGGGCATACCGTACACGCTACGGCGGAGGAAGCGGAGGAGAGAACCATCCAGATGCTTTCAGTCTATGCGGATGTCGCGGAGAATGTACTGGCGATTCCTGTGGTGAAGGGGCAGAAGACAGAGAAGGAGAAGTTCGCGGGCGCGGTGGCGACCTATACGATCGAGGCGCTGATGCATGATGGGCAGGCGCTGCAGTGCGGAACCTCTCATAATTTCGGTCAGGACTTCGCGAAGGCATTCGGTGTACAGTATCTGGATCGGGACAATACGCTGAAGCCGGTGCATGAGACCTCATGGGGGATGACCACGCGGATGATCGGCGCGCTCATCATGGTGCATGGCGATGATTCCGGACTGAAGCTGCCTCCGCGGATCGCTCCGGTGCAGGTGATGATTGTCCCGATTCAGCAGAAGAAGGAGGGGGTTCTGGAGAAAGCGTACGCGCTTCGGGACAGCCTTCGGGCAGCGGGGATCCGCGTGAAGGTGGATGCTTCCGAGAAGTCGCCGGGCTTCAAATTTGCGGACTGCGAGGTGCGCGGTATTCCGCTTCGGCTGGAAATCGGCCCGAAGGACATCGAGAATGGACATGCGGTGCTCGTCCGCAGAGACACAAGAGAGAAGCTTCCTGCCGCCTTCGAGACGCTTCCGGAGGAGGTTATGATGCTTCTTGAGCGAATCCAGCGGGATATGCTGGAAAAGGCAAGGGCTTTCCAGGAGGAGAGAACCACCGAAGCGCATACGATAGAGGAGATGATCGAGTCTGTCAATACGAGACCGGGCTTCGTCAAGGCGATGTGGTGCGGCTGCAGGGAATGCGAGGACAGATTGAAGGAGCTCTCCGGCATTACCTCCCGATGTATCCCGTTCGAGCAGGAGAAGCTCGCGGATAGCTGTATTGTCTGCGGAAAACCTGCGCAGAAGATGGTATATTGGGGGCGGGCGTATTAA
- the rho gene encoding transcription termination factor Rho, translating into MSEELEKRDAERPLRRRGRPKKATEAEQRTAAEEKTGRSAETKDVGPERPKRSSVRSKRTGGTESTEGRRRKAAAEGEVRSDPVQERAKTETTKAYRTGESHGEPAQERAAEKTPETSVEIETLSEEKQRARRRSAGKALAAALEEEKRQGSESVPEEHAPEQGGIPMQETAQNPAARTEEGAVTQGHDPDSKSVHGILEVMQDGFGFIRSENFLPGEQDVYVNPQMIRRYGLRTGDMIQGFSKSRNPQERYGALMYIETLNGLPLFKASRRVSFEKLTPIFPNERLHLEVEGEKTPTALRVLDLLAPIGKGQRGMIVSPPKAGKTTLLKQIAKAIVRNEPEMHLLILLIDERPEEVTDMKEEVEGGRVQVIYSTFDETPENHRRVAEMTIERAKRLVEQGEDVTILLDSITRLARAYNLTVTASGRTLSGGLDPAALHPPKRFFGAARNMREHGSLTILATALVDTGSRMDDVIYEEFKGTGNMELVLNRELQERRIFPAIDVLKSGTRRDDLLLSELEQSASDIIHRELLNEDRKNSVEELLTLFDRTENNRELCEFLVNRKPISSGTVSGSSGKGGSKLLVKINRQS; encoded by the coding sequence ATGAGTGAAGAATTAGAGAAGAGGGATGCGGAGAGACCGCTTCGGCGGAGGGGACGTCCGAAAAAGGCGACAGAGGCAGAGCAGCGCACCGCAGCGGAGGAAAAGACAGGAAGGAGCGCGGAAACGAAAGACGTGGGACCGGAGCGTCCGAAGCGAAGCTCCGTGCGAAGCAAACGTACGGGCGGGACAGAGAGTACAGAGGGACGGCGCAGGAAAGCGGCAGCGGAGGGAGAAGTCCGCAGCGATCCGGTGCAGGAGAGAGCCAAAACAGAAACAACAAAAGCATATCGTACAGGAGAGAGTCACGGCGAACCGGCGCAGGAGAGAGCGGCAGAGAAAACACCGGAAACGAGTGTGGAAATAGAGACGCTGTCAGAGGAGAAGCAGAGAGCGCGTCGCCGCAGCGCAGGCAAGGCGCTTGCGGCAGCTTTGGAGGAGGAAAAGCGGCAGGGCTCGGAGAGCGTGCCGGAGGAGCATGCGCCGGAGCAGGGCGGCATTCCTATGCAGGAAACGGCACAGAATCCCGCAGCAAGGACAGAGGAGGGCGCAGTCACGCAGGGACATGATCCCGATTCCAAGTCGGTGCATGGAATACTGGAGGTGATGCAGGACGGCTTCGGCTTTATCCGTTCTGAGAATTTCCTGCCCGGTGAGCAGGATGTCTATGTGAATCCGCAGATGATCCGTCGCTATGGGCTCAGGACGGGAGACATGATTCAGGGCTTCTCGAAGTCGAGGAACCCGCAGGAGCGCTATGGTGCGCTGATGTACATCGAGACGCTGAACGGGCTGCCGCTCTTCAAGGCATCCCGCAGGGTGAGCTTCGAGAAGCTCACGCCGATTTTCCCGAACGAGAGGCTGCACCTCGAGGTCGAGGGGGAGAAAACGCCGACAGCGCTGCGGGTGCTGGATCTGCTGGCACCGATCGGGAAGGGGCAGCGCGGTATGATCGTGTCTCCGCCGAAGGCGGGAAAAACGACCCTGCTGAAGCAGATCGCGAAAGCAATCGTGCGGAATGAGCCGGAGATGCACCTCCTGATCCTGCTGATCGACGAGAGACCGGAGGAGGTCACGGACATGAAGGAGGAGGTCGAGGGCGGACGTGTACAGGTGATCTACTCCACCTTTGACGAGACACCGGAGAACCATCGGCGGGTCGCGGAAATGACGATCGAGCGCGCGAAGCGGCTCGTGGAGCAGGGGGAGGATGTGACGATCCTTCTGGATTCTATCACGAGACTGGCGCGTGCCTACAATCTTACGGTGACCGCCTCCGGCAGGACGCTCTCCGGCGGACTGGATCCGGCGGCACTGCACCCGCCGAAGCGTTTCTTCGGCGCAGCGCGGAACATGAGAGAGCACGGCAGTCTTACGATTCTTGCGACAGCGCTGGTGGATACCGGTTCCCGCATGGATGACGTCATCTATGAGGAGTTCAAGGGAACGGGAAATATGGAGCTCGTACTGAACCGCGAGCTGCAGGAGCGTCGGATCTTTCCGGCGATCGACGTCCTGAAATCCGGGACGAGGCGGGACGATCTCCTGCTTTCGGAGCTGGAGCAGAGTGCGTCGGACATCATACACAGAGAGCTTCTGAATGAAGACCGGAAAAACTCTGTGGAGGAGCTTCTGACGCTCTTTGACCGTACAGAAAACAATAGGGAGCTCTGCGAGTTTCTCGTGAACCGTAAGCCGATCTCCTCGGGGACGGTGAGCGGGAGCAGTGGGAAGGGAGGCTCGAAGCTCCTCGTGAAGATAAACAGGCAGAGCTGA
- a CDS encoding ATP-binding cassette domain-containing protein yields the protein MSKASSTILDFQALTVQRGDFLLEQICFAVQEEEIFAIIGKTGAGKSVLLEATAGFFLPKSGAVLYQGMPVHEIPLHARRIGYLYQDYSLFPHMTAEENIAYSLRMRRIPKAEIRRQISEIAERFGILPILQQYPGVLSGGEQQRVALARALVMHPQLLLLDEPFSALDPVTKRMLYQMLLDIRAEFHCAILFVTHDFAEAEQLADRVGILISGKLRGITDSRKLFSADWDRDVREFLGLTDQEKKKEAAHDSERIL from the coding sequence ATGTCTAAAGCCTCCTCTACCATCCTTGATTTTCAGGCGCTGACTGTACAGCGCGGCGATTTCCTGCTGGAGCAGATCTGCTTCGCTGTGCAGGAGGAGGAAATCTTCGCCATCATCGGAAAGACCGGCGCAGGGAAAAGCGTTCTGCTGGAGGCTACAGCGGGGTTTTTCCTTCCTAAAAGCGGCGCCGTCTTGTATCAGGGCATGCCTGTGCACGAGATTCCTCTCCATGCACGGCGCATCGGGTATCTCTATCAGGATTACAGCCTTTTCCCGCACATGACGGCGGAGGAGAATATCGCCTACAGCCTGAGAATGCGCCGCATTCCCAAAGCAGAGATCCGGCGGCAGATCTCGGAAATAGCGGAGCGCTTCGGTATTCTGCCCATTCTGCAGCAGTATCCCGGTGTTCTCAGCGGCGGAGAGCAGCAGCGCGTGGCGCTGGCGCGCGCACTCGTGATGCACCCTCAGCTGCTGCTTCTGGACGAACCGTTTTCGGCACTTGACCCGGTTACGAAGCGTATGCTATACCAGATGTTACTGGATATCCGCGCGGAATTTCATTGTGCGATTTTGTTTGTTACGCATGATTTCGCCGAGGCTGAGCAGCTGGCAGATCGGGTCGGCATCCTGATCTCCGGGAAGCTGCGCGGCATCACAGACAGCCGGAAGCTGTTTAGCGCCGACTGGGACAGGGATGTCCGGGAATTTCTCGGACTTACAGATCAGGAAAAGAAAAAGGAGGCTGCTCATGACAGCGAAAGAATTTTATGA